The Pangasianodon hypophthalmus isolate fPanHyp1 chromosome 14, fPanHyp1.pri, whole genome shotgun sequence nucleotide sequence AGCAACAATGTAATGTGAATAAAACGTTGATTGAAGAGGGGAAAACGTATAAAGAAGTGCAGCAAATTATAGGATGCTCAGCTAAAATGATCTCAAATTCTTTAAAATGGCAACAAAAACCTGAAACACAGAAGAAAACGAGCAACTACTGTTAAAACAAATTGAAGAATAGTCAGAATGGCAAAGATTCAGCCAATCATCCCCTCCAGAAAGATCAAAGATGATTTAAAATTACCTCCAAGTACTGTTACAGTCAGAAGACATTTGATTGAAGCTAAACTAACAGCAAGAATTTCCCATAAAGCACCATTGTTGAAAAAATGGCATGTGCAGAATTGGTTAAAATTTGCCAAGGAAAACATCGATTGGCCCAAAGAGAAATGATGTAACACTCTGTGGACTGATGAGAGTAAAATTGTTCTTTTCGGGTCTAGTAGTCATTTACAATACATCAGGAGACCCCTGGGTAATGAATTCAAGCCACAGTACACTGTGAagtcagtgaagcatggtggtgcaaAAATTATGGTATGGGGATGTTTTTCATACTATGGTGTTGGTCCTATTTATCGCAAAGCAGGGATCATGCATCATCTATAGTATCTAACTATAGGTCAATATCAAATCTTccctttatttccaagatcctagaaacatttgtagcacagcagctatgctcatacctacataggaagaacattcatgaaatcatcatgtgcagcagtaaaagactttggtgtgattattgactccagtctttcatttgatgCTCATgtagaaaaactagttcatgctttgttacctctagattgGTTTATTGCAATGCCtagctgtctggatgttccggTAGacgcataaacaagctccagttagtccagaatgcaacaGCCAGAGTCCTTATTAGAACCaaaagatatgaccacatcacccctatcttatctaCACTTCATTGGCTCCCACTAAAATTcagcattgattataaaatattactattgacctataaagcactgaaaggTCTTGCCCTGCAGTACCTGaatgaacttttggtcttttatgatcagCCAcacctactttgatcaaaagttGCAGGCTCTTTGAAGATGACaacagggggcagagctttctcttacaaagcccacagttatggaacagccttccaattagggTTCCAAACTCTGACagagtctcagtgtttaagtctaggttgaaaaaatatttgtttagtcaagcttttgtgaatagttttttcttaggtaaagaaTCCCCACGCATTCAGtaaggtttgttgatggtggagtggctggctgctttatgtcccaggactccctcatgtctgtgttaccttctggctctcccttttacaAACCATTACAGAATTAGAGAATACTGATCTGGACCCCTGGTATGCCACCGGAAGTGCGCTGATTGAGCAGGGACGTACCGTATGTCAGTGAGTATACAAAGGAGTGTACTCCTGGTGAAGCCAGGTTGGAATTAGCCAGGTTGCATGCAGCTtaggggtaaccatggacaatcaactgatCTTCTAGCTTCACATTGATTAACTGACATGCTCAAGCCATTTTCTTCTTTATGACATTAAAGGGATTCATCCATTTCTAACCAgagtcccttgtcattttgagactggATTACTGCAGCTTCCTCCTGGCAGGTTTACCTCTGTGCACCATTcatcctctgcaactgatccagaatgcagctgcacgacttgATTTCAGCCTCAGTACCTgaaattttggtcttttatgatccgccatgcctacttcgatcaaaaggtacaggctatttgttggtaccttgaatagtgtaGTCTATAGCAGAGGGTAAagttttctcttacaaagctccaaagttatggaacagccttccagttagtggccgggactcagacacagtctcagtgtttatgcctaggctgaaaaaatatttgcttagtcaagccttttgtgaatagttttttcttaggtaaaggagcagatctggagggttcatatggggagttgtactgtcatggcttgggactgcgattgctgtggtggctttgggactGCTGTTGCTGCGAGCAGTTTTGCAGTCAGGTCTCCATcaatggacagtggataggttcaacaaactagacttcatgtgaaaactgtaatgaatttactggttgcacaattgcactatttgtccatgtagtacacagttatggaagggatttatttataattgtgcTATCCAtcatcacccagatgaggatgggttcccttttgattctggttcctctcaaggtttcttcctcatatcgtctcaggggagtagcctctggcttgctcattagggataaattcatacatttacaatttattttggtttaatttattttgaatgtatttatttctgtaaagctgctttgtgacaatgtccactgttaaaagcgctatacaaataaaattgaattgaactgaattcaaTTCCCAatttctcccacaccaccccattgctatgATCCCCCCTGGCTTCCTGTAGGTGCCCacattagatttaaaacactgatacttgcatacaaagccaaaaacagacccacatacctcaaagcacttatcacactccgcactgcaccacgctccctccgatcctctagcactgctcgactggtcccaccatatctcagggtacaaggaaggacTGCATCAAGACTTCTCTGTTCTGGTGCCTAGGTGATGGAATGAACatcccctagatgtccaaacagctgagtcactggtgATTCTTACTGGTGAACAGCTAATTTTTATAAAACCTTGCTTTGTAAAAAATGCCTGATGTTTCATTGTGTAGCTATTATGTCAATTCCAAGAActctcaataaataaatgtagaatattatttaatagtctattttatttaatagttaAGGTGTGTCATAATGAATACATGATTTGTTAATATGGAGTTTTATAGAGATTTTTACAGTATTGTTTCAGAGACTGTTCCggagcagctttacagacattATCAGAGTGTTAGAACCCAGTGAGCAAAAAAGGAACATGGCGGAACACTCGGAAATGGAGCTCAGGAGTAAGCAAGAGAGATGAGCAGTGTGAATGACTATAATAAGTGTTATACAAGATTAAGGATCTTACAAATGTGAGTATATAAAGAGCTACATTAGTGTCATAGCTTCAgtgtaaaactaaagaagcaaacaccCGAACACATTTCAGCTGATCGACTACCTTTAGGGTAAAAAGACATttaagacaaagaaatgaaaaatacatatattatcTTAGACATTAACTGAAAAAGAAAGGtagtgtaaatgtgttttccCCCCTTCATTGTCACTTTAACTGTTAACTAAATCTCATAAAATTTCTCAAAGTGAACATATTGCTCAGACTAAAATTGTTAGTGCACTACGGAATTATGTTACTGGACACTACAGTCTTCTTTTGCTTCTAtagtattattttctttcttcttgtgAAACACCACTCCATCTGGTTGCTCCCTCCATTTCACTGTGATGTTCTCTGCCATCAGTTTCTGATTTATCTGAAGAATACAATAAGACTTTTATTACTAAATATTGGTGGTTAGAGACAATATACTGGAAAAACCTGTAAAAATGGCACAGAAACTGAACACAATAGTCAGATACATATATTACAGTGTAAATACATCAGAACTTGAGAAAGGAAATGTACATTATAAGGGGTCGTGTGGAATATGAGACCCACCTCCTTCAAGGTGGCAAtctttactgtaaaattatTCACTTCCTGATTCGACTGGATCTTCACCCTTATGATCTGATTTTTTCCAGTGATTACTGGATGTATcaattcaaacacaaacatgaacacacaatttttgaatatttgtcTAAATGTGAgaattaataaaactttaaCTCACCTGAGTAACAGAAGAAAGGCATTATGTCTGAGCACTGTGCATCAGCAGCCTGACTGTTATATAAATAGCCACAATTTTCATTCCCCAGGGCATTATCAGGTTTTCCTGACATCCAGCTGATGGTAGAGATGTTGGTTTGGTCTGTCCACTTCCAGGAGTCTCTGAACAGACCAAACCATGTCCATTCAGGGACCAGTGCCTGTATAAGTAAGTTTTCTTTTGCATCTCTTGCACTGGCCAGGTCTGTGTGATGGTGTCTACAGTAACTCTGGGCTTCAGGCCATGTCACAAGATTGGAGATGTAAATATACCTCTGACTGTCAGCTTTACTGTCTGTGACAATAATATAACCCCACATGACTCAACATGAATATTCAGGAAATGATAATACAAAAAggttaaaatgtaaaagcacTTTTTACAGAAACTgatgaatgtgaaaataaatcagaaacacTGCATGTTTTGTAAAGTGTAACAGTAAACCATTTCCCGTGTGCAGTAAAAGTTCATAAAGATCGATTGTCTTTTCTGATAGTTGAAGTTTTTTCTATGATTTGCTGTTGAATTTTATTCTGTACTTGAGAACACACCTAAGTTCAATGAACAAAGTGAAGAAACAGTTTAGAAATTTTTCTTAAGGCAACATTCTtttatataatagaaaatatgtaGTTTCTCACCATCAAAGCACACAAAGGGTAATGTGAATGTACATGGCCTATCGTCCCAACCCCATGGACTTATTGCAGCACACTCCTGATGTCCATTTTTGTTGTTAGGCTGTCCTTTAGGCCAATCTGTCATACTTCCCAGTATCTCATTTCCAAGGGACCATCGCCAGCTGTTGATCTCATTGTACATTCCAATCCAAGCACTGGAACTGAATtgttgtctctgtgcttcattcTGTAGTTGAACCATGTTGTCATTACTTTCAATGATAGCCAGGTCATTGTGGTTGATCCGGCAGTATGCTTGAGCATCACTCCATGTTTTCCCCTGCTGGATCAGATAGTATCTCTGGGGGACAGACTGGACTAGGGGGAAGACTCCTGTGGAGGagatttttaaaggttttatttaatattaggtCTGTGGCAGAACTTTCAgtaactttcattttttaattttaggttTTCAGTGTGAAAgatctttttcttatttttcttttcttgagtACAAAACTCAAGAATGCTGAAACTGACAGTAAGGCTACCAGTTTAGGAGGATGAAGGCTACCATATGCCTCCTTTCTGGTCAAGCTATCATTTAAACCACCACTTGCACTGAGCAGCTCACTGGAAAACTTGGGTCTAGTAGgttactctctttctctctctctctctctctctcatacacacacacacacacaaacttattTTGTCTCACCTGTGAGAAACAAGAGTATGAACAGACATTGCTCCATCACTGATGTGTCCTTAGGAACTCACTAAGAAATAAGAATCAGCAGTCCTGATCAAAAAACTGAAAAGTACACGTATCACATcaatatatatcatgatatttgaAGTTGAACATGAATCAGTGCAGTTTTTATTCACAATCACAATAATAAAAGTCCAAGAATAACATACATTAGTCTACAGAAGGGGAGCTGTGGGTATCTGAGCACTGGCCCCGTTGCCCCTTGATATACTGTCGGGTCCAAACGTCTGAGaacactagtgaaaatgcttctgtttggcattatttttcagtttaacacaaaggttttcattacaaataatattattagCAACAACTTGTGAAAAGtaaaatcttagaaatatttacattacatagTATTCGacagataagcttatactatgtatggacatagcagttattagtgtagcagccaggtagagagtatagtaaaGTCAGGaactatatacaatatttttataaatacagtagcagcaaaaaatGTAGgcagtaaatac carries:
- the LOC113525372 gene encoding C-type mannose receptor 2-like isoform X2, with product MEQCLFILLFLTGVFPLVQSVPQRYYLIQQGKTWSDAQAYCRINHNDLAIIESNDNMVQLQNEAQRQQFSSSAWIGMYNEINSWRWSLGNEILGSMTDWPKGQPNNKNGHQECAAISPWGWDDRPCTFTLPFVCFDDSKADSQRYIYISNLVTWPEAQSYCRHHHTDLASARDAKENLLIQALVPEWTWFGLFRDSWKWTDQTNISTISWMSGKPDNALGNENCGYLYNSQAADAQCSDIMPFFCYSDKSETDGREHHSEMEGATRWSGVSQEERK
- the LOC113525372 gene encoding C-type mannose receptor 2-like isoform X1; translated protein: MEQCLFILLFLTGVFPLVQSVPQRYYLIQQGKTWSDAQAYCRINHNDLAIIESNDNMVQLQNEAQRQQFSSSAWIGMYNEINSWRWSLGNEILGSMTDWPKGQPNNKNGHQECAAISPWGWDDRPCTFTLPFVCFDDSKADSQRYIYISNLVTWPEAQSYCRHHHTDLASARDAKENLLIQALVPEWTWFGLFRDSWKWTDQTNISTISWMSGKPDNALGNENCGYLYNSQAADAQCSDIMPFFCYSVITGKNQIIRVKIQSNQEVNNFTVKIATLKEINQKLMAENITVKWREQPDGVVFHKKKENNTIEAKEDCSVQ